The genome window CGACCatggataaaaagaaaaaggaagagcaTAAAATGCCCCTCCATCCCATTGAATCCGGGTCTTGGACTATATGGTGAAGTTAACTTTGAAGAGTCACTGAACCAAAACGTGCTTTATCCATTTCTTTTGTTAGACTTTATTTGAGCTTTCACACAACTTAACTGATCTATTTCTTCCAAGGTGAAATCATCAGCCCTTCCGGGTCCTCTTCTCCCCTCTTTAAGAAAATCGATCATGGCACGAACTTCTCTACGTTTGATTAAAGTTGAATATGAtgagtagggtgtacttattaaaattatatttgtttcataattcaatatattctttttggtcattttatattatgataaattagtaattcaataaatagtttggtaatatggtgtactcagttaattttagggttcatttAGCATCACTTATTAGCTGATAGCTCTTTCGTGGTTTGGGTTCCCCTATAAAAAGTTGGTTATATCAACATCTCTCAATGTTCAATTTAAATAATGTTAtctatattttcataaatgtcGATTACCGATGTTTTCTCTTTACATGATAATTTTCTACCTTCATATAAACtagcttttattttaattatttatttttcggTCAATACAAACTGGCTTTAAAAATCACTTGCCAAAAGGTACTAGACAACTTTCCTTTGGCTGCTAGGCTTTAGGAAAAAGGGAAATGTGGGGTTTAAAGGAGCTTATCTGATTAAAGGGTTTCAATTATGTGGTCCTGCATGATTTGGATAGTGATTTTCTCTATTATGCATTTCATTTTCTGTGGCGCAATGGACACACACTTTTTAAGTTTTCAACTTATGTCGGCCACTGGACCTTTTGAGTTTTCAAGTGACTTTGATGGTTAAATTCACACAATAATTTGCTTTAGATCGATCGGATTCACACTATAGATCAATagatatatataacatattttGATCAGCCAAGGTTTCATCATTTGAAGAAATTATAGTAGTTTGTGAAAATTCATGGCTAGCAGTCTAAAGTTGATTTTGTTCCTTATTTTTTCAAGCTTAATGTGGACTTATACTGCTGCTAGGGATACACTCAAACCAGGTGACTCTCTCAATTCCACAAGTTCCTTATGTTCTGCAAAGGGGAAGTTCTGTTTGGGTTTCATTCCGTACGACAGACTGAATTCCAGCCAGTTGACCATACGGAGCACTACAGCAGAGAACGGACAATGGATAGCCAGCAGAAACATGCATGTTTTATACCCGACAGGAGTTCTTGCCTTGGACAAGAACAACACACTGAAAATTATGGACCAAGGTGGGACTAGGTTGGAGCTTTGCTCTGCTCCGAAAAGAACTAGCAATGTTGTGGCTACTCTTCTAGATTCTGGCAATTTTATCCTACAAGAAGTGAACTCTGTCGATGGATCGACCACTCAGGTTTTCTGGCAAAGTTTTGATTATCCAACAGACACCCTTACGCCAGGCATGAAATTAGGTGTTAACCATAGAAATGGTCACGTTTGGTCACTAGCTTCGTCGTCAAGTAGGTACAACCTAGAGCAAGGGCCTTTCACCCTTGAATGGGATGCCAAAGGGCGTGAACTGAAGATTAAGAGACGTGGGGTGGTTTATTGGACTAGTGGAGCCTTTACGAGCAAGAGGTTTAAGCTGATCATGATGAGATATAATGTTAGCATCGTTTCAAACGAAAATGAAGACTACTTCACTTACACTGCTTTAAACCAAAATTCTCCATCACAGTGGTTGCTTACCTCAACTGGGCGACTATATGATTTTGGAGAAGTTGATATTGCAAGGGCAGATAATTGTTATGGCTACAACACTGATGGAGGGTGCCAGAGGTGGGCGGACAAGCCAACTTGTAGGCATGTTGGTGATGCATTTGAGCcaaaaaatggtatttttaaaCTAACCGGCTCTAATTCAACACTCCTGAATGATTCGGATACAAGTCTCAGTATTAGTGATTGTAAGGATTCTTGTTGGAAAAATTGTGAGTGCTTTGGGTTCAACTTTCTGTTTGATattaatcagactggatgccAATTTTGGACTGGAAACTGGGAGTTCATTCAAGACTTTGATGGTGATACTACATATAGTTTTTACTTGTTAAAAAAGTCACCTCCCAATCATGGTAAGCCTACTAAATCATTATCCTTTTCAACAAATGTGCTGTCAacaagtttcaatttcatatcaGTTCCTTTCGATCTACGAACATGTTCAGAAGTTTCTATTTCATATCAGCTCACATCATTCCACAACAGACAATGCatacaaacaacaaaagataATTTGCCGCGCGCGCACATGcatacatttatacacaatTAAACTGGAAGTTCATTAACTACTCAATGCAGGTAAACACAAGGGGATATGGATCGAAACTGGCATCGCCGCTGCTGCTCTGCTGCTAATGGTACTCTGCATCGTCTGCTATCTactaagaagaagaaaatttacaCTTTCAGGTACACAGAGTTATTCACATCCTTGAAAATTGTTGTTATAAATATAGAAGTTTAACTTACTACCTTAATCTAAATAGGGGAGAACGAGACAAAGATCATTGAGAATGAATTGCTTGACTTAATGAAATCTGATAGACCTACTGATGCCAATGCGCTTCAAAATGATGGAACGATGCGACATGATTTAAGCGTGTTTAGCTATGCATCTGTCATGGCTGCCACATGCAACTTCTCCCCAGAAAACAAGCTTGGACAAGGAGGTTTTGGGCCTGTTTATAAGGTAAGGCTTTAGATTACAAGACGTGTTTTCTTATTAATAGCCAAGTATAAATAGCTGATCATCAGGTTGTGGGCATCAATTCAGGGAAAATTGCTGACGGGACAAGAAATCGCTGTGAAGAGGCTTTCAAAATGTTCAGGGCAAGGAACGCTGGAGTTTAAGAATGAATTGATACTCATATATGAACTCCAACATAAAAACCTTGTCAAACTTTTTGGATTTTGCATTCATGGCGAAGAGAGGATGCTAATATACGAGTATATGCCAAACAAAAGTTTGGATTACTTTCTATTCGGTTGGAAGCACTCACTTTAATCTTATTACTTGATTTCTTTTGTCACCTAATTGTCAAATATACAGAGATCGTGATCAATCTTATAATTTCACTCTATATATATTGGACAGATTCAACAAGAGTCAAGCTACTAGATTGGAAGAAGCGCTTTAGTATAATTGAAGGAATTGCTCAAGGATTGCTCTACTTGCACAAGTACTCAAGA of Prunus dulcis chromosome 4, ALMONDv2, whole genome shotgun sequence contains these proteins:
- the LOC117625838 gene encoding G-type lectin S-receptor-like serine/threonine-protein kinase CES101 isoform X2, with amino-acid sequence MASSLKLILFLIFSSLMWTYTAARDTLKPGDSLNSTSSLCSAKGKFCLGFIPYDRLNSSQLTIRSTTAENGQWIASRNMHVLYPTGVLALDKNNTLKIMDQGGTRLELCSAPKRTSNVVATLLDSGNFILQEVNSVDGSTTQVFWQSFDYPTDTLTPGMKLGVNHRNGHVWSLASSSSRYNLEQGPFTLEWDAKGRELKIKRRGVVYWTSGAFTSKRFKLIMMRYNVSIVSNENEDYFTYTALNQNSPSQWLLTSTGRLYDFGEVDIARADNCYGYNTDGGCQRWADKPTCRHVGDAFEPKNGIFKLTGSNSTLLNDSDTSLSISDCKDSCWKNCECFGFNFLFDINQTGCQFWTGNWEFIQDFDGDTTYSFYLLKKSPPNHGKHKGIWIETGIAAAALLLMVLCIVCYLLRRRKFTLSGENETKIIENELLDLMKSDRPTDANALQNDGTMRHDLSVFSYASVMAATCNFSPENKLGQGGFGPVYKGKLLTGQEIAVKRLSKCSGQGTLEFKNELILIYELQHKNLVKLFGFCIHGEERMLIYEYMPNKSLDYFLFDSTRVKLLDWKKRFSIIEGIAQGLLYLHKYSRVRVIHRDLKVSNILLDENMNPKISDFGMARIFKHNELEANTNRVVGTYGYMSPEYAMEGIFSIKSDVYSFGVLMLEIISGRRNNSFYNADRLLNIAWELWKEGTVLELMDPTVGDSCIKDQFLRCVHVGLLCVEENAADRPTMSNVISMLTNESMTSALPTKPAFFTGRNVVEASISGKETEIFSTNDLSNSTNVAR
- the LOC117625838 gene encoding G-type lectin S-receptor-like serine/threonine-protein kinase CES101 isoform X1, with the protein product MASSLKLILFLIFSSLMWTYTAARDTLKPGDSLNSTSSLCSAKGKFCLGFIPYDRLNSSQLTIRSTTAENGQWIASRNMHVLYPTGVLALDKNNTLKIMDQGGTRLELCSAPKRTSNVVATLLDSGNFILQEVNSVDGSTTQVFWQSFDYPTDTLTPGMKLGVNHRNGHVWSLASSSSRYNLEQGPFTLEWDAKGRELKIKRRGVVYWTSGAFTSKRFKLIMMRYNVSIVSNENEDYFTYTALNQNSPSQWLLTSTGRLYDFGEVDIARADNCYGYNTDGGCQRWADKPTCRHVGDAFEPKNGIFKLTGSNSTLLNDSDTSLSISDCKDSCWKNCECFGFNFLFDINQTGCQFWTGNWEFIQDFDGDTTYSFYLLKKSPPNHGKHKGIWIETGIAAAALLLMVLCIVCYLLRRRKFTLSGENETKIIENELLDLMKSDRPTDANALQNDGTMRHDLSVFSYASVMAATCNFSPENKLGQGGFGPVYKGKLLTGQEIAVKRLSKCSGQGTLEFKNELILIYELQHKNLVKLFGFCIHGEERMLIYEYMPNKSLDYFLFDSTRVKLLDWKKRFSIIEGIAQGLLYLHKYSRVRVIHRDLKVSNILLDENMNPKISDFGMARIFKHNELEANTNRVVGTYGYMSPEYAMEGIFSIKSDVYSFGVLMLEIISGRRNNSFYNADRLLNIVGYAWELWKEGTVLELMDPTVGDSCIKDQFLRCVHVGLLCVEENAADRPTMSNVISMLTNESMTSALPTKPAFFTGRNVVEASISGKETEIFSTNDLSNSTNVAR